In the Dyella humicola genome, TGCAAGTGGCCCTGGTGGTGGATGAGTACGGCAGCGTGCTTGGGCTGGTGACGCCCACCGATGTGCTTGAAGTGATTGCCGGTGAATTTCCCGATGACGAAAGCGGTGATCCTTCGTTCGTGCAGGAAAGCGACGGCAGCTGGATGCTCGACGCGAGCCTGGACCTGCGGCGAGTCGAGCACATGCTCGGCTTCAAGCTCAGCGGCGACGACAGCTTTTCCACGCTGGCCGGCTATGTGCTGCAACAGCTGGGACGCTTGCCCAGCGCGGGTGACAGCTTCACCAGCGAAGGCTTGCGCTTCGAAGTGGTGACGATGGACGGGGCGCGCATCGAGCGTCTCAAGGTCACGCCGGTCGGCGATTAGATGTGGCTGTGACTCCTTCTCCCCTCCGGGGAGAAGGTTGGGATGAGGGGCAGGTGCTCGCGGTCACGCGTTGATCGAGCGATATGGCCAGCGTGCCGCTTACGCAGCGGGCGGCACCCTAGCGACCACGCTCAATTGTCGCGCTGTCTCGAGCACTCGCCCCTCATCCCAACCTTCTCCCCGGCGGGGAGAAGGCGCAGAGGCCGCGCAACCGGAGCGCCAGGCCGCAAAGGGCCGGCGCCTAGCCCGCGAGCAAGGCTCGGAACAGTCCGATGACACCCAGCACCAACATCACCGCCCATCCGGCGGAAGCCACCATGAAGCCGGGGCCACGCTTGGCCGGGTCCTTCAGATAGGCCACGGCATACCACACGCGGCCAAATACCCAGACCAGCCCGGCCACGCTGCCCCACAGGGCAAAGCCATACTGCACGGCCAGCCAAAGCGTGGGCAGGAAGATCACGGTGGATTCCAGCGTGTTCATCTGCACGCGCCAGGCCCGATCGAAGCCCGGATGGCCGCTGATCGCCGGTGCCTTGATGCCGTACTTTTCTCGTGCCTTGCCGGTGGCCCACACGGTGCCGACTTGCAGCAGGATGGTAAGTAGGACAACGACGGCGGGCAGATGCTGGATCATGAGGGACTCTCGTAAAAAGGTGGCCCACTGTAGCCATCGGATACACGTAGCGGGAGTAGGCGCAAGGCGCTATCGTCACCCGGTCACCACTGTGGTGTGCCACCGAGGGCCGTCATATGGACTGGCAAAAGGGCGAGCGCAGTGAGAACGTCGAGGTCGATAGCGGTGGCGGCGGCGGTCCGCGCTTCGGCGGTGGTCGCGGCATGGGCATCGGCGGCATCATCATCCTGGCGATCCTGGGCGTGGTGTTCTTCAAGGACCCCACGGCCTTGCTCAACCAGGCGGACAACGGCGGCCAGGTCGCCGCGCCCACCGGCGAGCCGGCCCAGGTCGATCCGCAAACCAAGGATTTCGTCAGCGCGATTCTGGGCTCCACCGAAAAGACCTGGGGCGACATTTTTGCGGCGCATGGCCAGCAATACGTGGATCCCAAGCTGGATCTGTTCAGTGGCGGCGTGAATACCGCCTGCGGTTCGGCGTCGACCGCGGTCGGACCGTTCTACTGTCCTGGCGACCAGAAAGTGTATCTGGACGTCGCGTTCTTTCAGGAGTTGGAGAACCGCTTCCATGCGTCGGGCGATTTCGCGCGGGCTTACGTGATTGCGCATGAAGTCGGCCACCACGTGCAGAACCTCACGGGCGTGTTCGACCAGGTGGAGCAGGCGCGTCGTCGCGGCGCACGGATGGAAGGCGCTGACGGCTTGTCGGTGCGGCAGGAACTGCAGGCCGACTGTTTTGCCGGCGTCTGGGCCAATCACAGCCAGCAGCGCTTGCAGTGGCTGCAGCCGGGCGACATCGAGTCGGCGCTCAACGCGGCCAGCAAGATTGGCGACGACGCATTGCAGCAGCAGGCACAAGGCCGGGTGGTGCCCGACTCCTTCACCCATGGCACCTCGGCGCAGCGCGTGCAGTGGTTCCGTACCGGCTTCGAGAGCGGCGATATGGCCAGCTGCAATACGTTTGCCGGCCCGCTCTAGGCGCATCCATGGCTGCCGACGCACGAAGGCCCGTCACCTGCGGGCCGTGGTCGTTCTAAAATGGCGCTGCTGCACGCCTTGGGGTGTGCCTTAGAACGACTGCATGCTGCATCCCTGCCTACGTTGCGGCGCTTGCTGCGCCTATTTCCGCGTGGCCTTTCACTGGTCAGAGGCGGACGCGTCCCTGGGCGGCGTGGTTCCGCCAGAGCTGACCGAAACGCTCGATCCGCATCGATTGGTCATGCGTGGCACTCAGGCGTCGAAGCCGCGTTGCGTGGGCTTGCAAGGTACGGTGGGGGAGGCTGCGCATTGCGGCATTTACGAGGGACGGCCGTCGGTTTGTCGCGAGGTGCAGCCATCCTGGGAGTTTGGGGCGCTCAGTCTCCAGTGCGACAAGGCACGCAGTGCGCACGGATTACCGGTGCTGACGCCGGCGGACTGGCCTGAGCCAACCGGCGCCGATGCGGCGTAGGCATCTCAGGGCTCTTGATCCACATAGGGGTTAGCGCCCGCTGGGTGCGCCCACCTCATTCTGGAAGGCGAGTACGAACTGCTTCAAGTCGTTCTCATTGACGTCCGAGATGGCCGCGTACTGCATGCCATCGGCGCGCCAACGAATCACCGTATAGCCGTGTCGCTGCGTTTGCACCTGTGCGGTCGCCGCGGCCTCCGTTGGCCACTGGTAGAGGTTGATGACATG is a window encoding:
- a CDS encoding MAPEG family protein, translating into MIQHLPAVVVLLTILLQVGTVWATGKAREKYGIKAPAISGHPGFDRAWRVQMNTLESTVIFLPTLWLAVQYGFALWGSVAGLVWVFGRVWYAVAYLKDPAKRGPGFMVASAGWAVMLVLGVIGLFRALLAG
- the ypfJ gene encoding KPN_02809 family neutral zinc metallopeptidase, with protein sequence MDWQKGERSENVEVDSGGGGGPRFGGGRGMGIGGIIILAILGVVFFKDPTALLNQADNGGQVAAPTGEPAQVDPQTKDFVSAILGSTEKTWGDIFAAHGQQYVDPKLDLFSGGVNTACGSASTAVGPFYCPGDQKVYLDVAFFQELENRFHASGDFARAYVIAHEVGHHVQNLTGVFDQVEQARRRGARMEGADGLSVRQELQADCFAGVWANHSQQRLQWLQPGDIESALNAASKIGDDALQQQAQGRVVPDSFTHGTSAQRVQWFRTGFESGDMASCNTFAGPL
- a CDS encoding YkgJ family cysteine cluster protein; protein product: MLHPCLRCGACCAYFRVAFHWSEADASLGGVVPPELTETLDPHRLVMRGTQASKPRCVGLQGTVGEAAHCGIYEGRPSVCREVQPSWEFGALSLQCDKARSAHGLPVLTPADWPEPTGADAA